Proteins found in one Actinomycetota bacterium genomic segment:
- a CDS encoding YkgJ family cysteine cluster protein translates to MATLNNKAVVPTKFELDSKIQFRCHKEIACFTRCCRNIDILLTPYDVIRMKHRLKLSSTEVLARYTRFEVDDKTTHPLLFLRMNEDEDRNCPFVKPKEGCTIYSDRPAACRYYPVGQATHRRYADDDKTPIHDEWYVVVKEDHCQGFQEKKAWTIAEWRDDQEAALYDDMNREWKNIMMKQDIPKDKIDEKRQQMFYMASYDMDSFRRFVFESRFLEVAEIDPDSLEKMKADDVELMKFGFDYLKYLFGISKTIRVKPE, encoded by the coding sequence ATGGCCACACTGAACAACAAAGCAGTAGTCCCTACGAAGTTTGAGCTAGACTCGAAGATCCAGTTCCGCTGTCATAAGGAAATCGCCTGTTTCACGCGCTGTTGCCGCAATATCGATATCCTGCTGACGCCCTACGACGTCATCCGCATGAAGCACCGCCTGAAACTGTCAAGCACCGAGGTCCTGGCGCGTTATACCCGCTTTGAAGTCGATGACAAGACCACGCATCCGCTGCTGTTCCTGCGCATGAACGAGGATGAGGACCGCAACTGTCCCTTCGTCAAGCCCAAAGAAGGATGCACCATCTACAGCGACCGGCCGGCTGCCTGCCGTTACTATCCCGTCGGTCAGGCGACTCACCGGCGCTATGCCGACGACGACAAGACTCCGATCCACGATGAATGGTATGTCGTCGTCAAGGAAGATCACTGCCAGGGCTTTCAGGAGAAGAAGGCCTGGACCATCGCCGAGTGGCGCGATGACCAGGAGGCGGCGCTCTACGACGACATGAACCGTGAGTGGAAGAACATCATGATGAAGCAGGACATCCCCAAGGACAAGATCGACGAGAAGCGTCAGCAGATGTTCTACATGGCCAGTTACGACATGGACAGCTTCAGGCGCTTTGTCTTTGAAAGCAGGTTCCTGGAAGTGGCCGAGATCGATCCTGATTCACTGGAGAAGATGAAAGCCGATGACGTCGAGCTGATGAAGTTCGGCTTCGATTACCTCAAGTATCTCTTCGGCATCAGCAAGACCATCCGCGTCAAGCCCGAGTAG
- a CDS encoding vitamin K epoxide reductase family protein — MKAILTIIIILTLAGIIDSGYALQRHYSTAESSSCDFNATVSCTAVNQSQFSEVAGIPVAGLGVAGYMVMGAVAGLMLAGKGPQGIMGQGLVMLALVALAISLALTYIEVFVLGAVCPLCVISLLIVTAITVLAIVAAVSRGRTIKVATRA; from the coding sequence TTGAAAGCAATCCTCACTATCATCATCATCCTGACGCTGGCTGGAATTATCGATTCGGGCTACGCGCTGCAGCGGCATTATTCAACAGCGGAATCTTCATCCTGCGATTTCAACGCAACCGTCAGCTGCACCGCTGTGAATCAGAGCCAGTTTTCGGAGGTGGCTGGCATCCCCGTCGCCGGTCTGGGCGTGGCAGGATACATGGTCATGGGGGCCGTGGCGGGCCTGATGCTCGCGGGCAAGGGACCGCAGGGCATAATGGGACAGGGGCTTGTGATGCTGGCGCTGGTGGCTCTGGCGATCTCGCTGGCGCTGACCTACATCGAAGTCTTCGTGCTGGGGGCGGTATGCCCCCTGTGCGTGATTTCACTGCTGATCGTGACGGCGATAACGGTACTGGCGATCGTTGCCGCGGTCAGCCGCGGCAGGACAATTAAGGTTGCTACTCGGGCTTGA
- the mscL gene encoding large conductance mechanosensitive channel protein MscL — protein sequence MIKEFKEFLMRGNMLDLAVAVVIGAAFGAMITALVADIITPVIAAIGGKPDFSGLTFTINNSQFLYGHFINAIIAFVIIAAAVFFLVIKPVNALMERMKKEEPADETMRKYPECMSEIPKVAKRCMNCTVEVGPATQQRSVHPISVDTCGRTSFISRGS from the coding sequence ATGATCAAGGAGTTCAAAGAATTTCTTATGAGGGGCAACATGCTGGACCTCGCGGTCGCCGTCGTGATCGGGGCCGCATTCGGCGCGATGATAACTGCTCTTGTCGCCGACATCATCACTCCAGTCATCGCTGCAATCGGCGGCAAACCCGACTTTTCCGGACTTACTTTCACCATCAACAACAGCCAGTTCCTGTACGGGCACTTCATCAATGCGATTATTGCTTTCGTTATCATAGCCGCGGCTGTCTTCTTCCTGGTGATCAAGCCCGTGAACGCGCTGATGGAAAGAATGAAGAAGGAAGAGCCAGCCGACGAGACGATGCGCAAATACCCTGAATGCATGTCAGAGATTCCCAAGGTAGCCAAGCGTTGCATGAACTGCACGGTCGAGGTCGGTCCGGCCACCCAGCAGCGATCGGTACATCCGATCAGTGTCGACACATGCGGCAGAACATCCTTCATATCGCGAGGTTCTTGA
- the tadA gene encoding tRNA adenosine(34) deaminase TadA encodes MAAESGEVPVGAVIERGGEVIAAAGNEREERRDPTAHAEILAIREAAKQLGGWRLPGCTIYVTVEPCPMCAGAIYQARIERLVFGAVDEKAGAAGTLMDITRDSRLNHQTEVVAGVLAEESAAILREFFSRRR; translated from the coding sequence ATGGCCGCAGAGAGCGGCGAGGTGCCTGTAGGAGCGGTCATAGAGCGCGGGGGAGAAGTGATCGCCGCTGCCGGCAACGAGCGCGAGGAGCGCAGGGATCCTACCGCCCACGCCGAGATCCTCGCCATCCGCGAGGCGGCAAAACAGCTGGGGGGCTGGCGGCTGCCGGGTTGCACCATCTACGTGACCGTCGAGCCTTGTCCGATGTGCGCCGGAGCCATCTATCAGGCGCGTATCGAGCGGCTGGTTTTTGGAGCCGTCGACGAGAAAGCGGGGGCCGCCGGCACACTCATGGATATCACCCGCGATTCCCGTCTCAATCACCAGACCGAAGTCGTCGCCGGAGTCCTGGCCGAAGAGAGCGCCGCCATCCTCCGGGAATTCTTTTCGCGGCGCCGCTGA